TCGAACTTGAGGGTGACAGCGGTCTTGAACGGTTCCACCTCGGCGAACAATTCGGCGGTGGACATCGACTCAAGGGAGAGGCCGAACAGCAGCAGCAAAATGATGTATTTGATGGCCCACAGCCGTTCATGCACCGCGAAAGGCAATTCGTATTGGGGGATTCTCAGCTTGCGCGCGGCTTCGTTAATCAGTTCCTGCAAGGCACCGAACGGGCACAACCAGCCGCAGAATACGCCCCGCCCCCACAGCAGAATGCTCGCAGCGGTGAAGACCCAGAGCATGAAGATCAGCGGGTCGGTGAGAAACAGCTCCCAGCGAAAGTGATCGAACAGCGCATGGGCGAAGGTCAGCACATTGACCACCGACAGTTGCCCCAGCGCATACCAGCCGAGAAACACCACGGTAAAGACCAGGTAACCTCGGCGCAGCCAGTGCAGAAAACGTGGCCGACGCGTGAAGGAGTCCTGCAGGAACAGGATCGCCATCAGCAGCAGTAATGCGCTGCCGAGCACGGTGATCTGAAAGGATTTCTGGTACCAGATGGTCAACCACATCGGCCGACCGGCTTCCTCGAGGGCGGCCAATTCTTCGGCGCTGGGCAGTGGCCGCTCAAGGTATGGCTCGGGCAGTTGATAAGGCAGTTCGAAGCTGCTGAACGTGCCACTGAGCGGCCCGGTTTGACGACGCACCAGCAATTCCAGGGACCAGGGCGATCCCGGGTCGAACCGGGCCGGCTCGCGCACAATGAAAATCGACATTTCAGTGAATTCCGGCATGCCCTTGGCAAAGACGTCGGAGAGCCGCTGATGGTCCATGTCGCGAAAACTGATGACGTTGCCGAACTGGCGCAATTGCACCCGATCGAAAATCCCGCCGCGCACATACCCCGAGCCTTTATAGGAAAAAAGCCCACGACCCAGCACCACAATGGCCTGCTCGCCGGGCTTGAGGTCCTGCATAAGGAAGCGATATTGATTGTCGCCCAGCAGCGCACGGCCGATGGTCGGCGGATTCAGGTCGGCGGTGTAGAGCTCGATAAAGGTCTCATCCACCTGATCGGCGGCGGCGTTTTCCACGCCTTCGGCGTCGGTGCCCTTGAAGGCGGCGTCGACCTGGCCACGGGTCAGGTTCAAGCGGCGGATGGCGCCGTTGCCGGTGAGTTGTTCCCAGGTGGCGGGTTCGAAAAAGTCCTGGCGCACGGTGGCAGGCATGCGTGCCACACCGCCCGTGTCCTCGATCAGCTTGAGCGATACGGCCACGTCGTGGGCGGCGCGCATGATGACCTCGTTGACCACCATCGCCGTGACGGTAGCCCCGGCAATCGCATCGACGGTGACGGCCTTCGGGTCGCTGGAATGGCCGACGACCACCCGCTGGCTGACCTTGATGCCCTTGTACCTGGCGCTGAAGCCGTGAAGTTTTGCCTCAGGAATGCCGATCAGCAGAATGGGCTCATGGTGCTCCAGCACATAGGCATCCTGAATCGCACCAGCAGTGTCGAGGATCACCTGGGTATTGATCGGCTTGCCCGAGTAGGCAGGAATGTCCACCACGTCCAGACTCTGGAACACATAGCCGAGCACCTTGCCGGCGGCGGACAGCGTGCGCACCTTGAACCGGCCTTCGGGGGCGGAAACGGAATCGGTCTGAGGGAAGGTTTTCTCGATGCGCTGCTGCTCGATGTCGCCGTATTGCTTGGCTTGCACCGCCTCAAAGGTGGCGAGCATCAGCATTAGCATGACCACCAGCCCGACGCCCCAGACGCGCAGGTTGCCGTGTATCGAAGGCGGATGGATTGTCATGGGCTCGCTGATTTCAAAAGGGCTTTCGGTCATGTTAGGGAGCGTTGCGCCCCCTGCCCTTGATTGAAATCAACTTGAGAAATTAGCCCATGAGGACAGGCGCCAATGACTCAAACCGTGCGTGAAAACAGGCCTTTTTGCTCACTACCCAGATAGGCGTCAAACGCCATCGCGGCACTGCGCATCATCAAGTGCCCCTGTGGTAACAGCACCAGTTCGTCGCAGTGGATCTGCAGCAGTCCGTCGCGAACATGCTCCTCCAGTTGGGACAAGGCGTCGGCAAAGTACTCGGTGAAGAGAATGTCATGACGCATTTCATAGCGGTTAAACGTAATACGGCCATGGCACATCAGGTCGCTGATCACTTCGCGGCGCAGCAAGTCGTCTGCGCTCAAGCGGTAACCGCGATGCACCGGTAGCAGGCCTTGGTCCAGACGCGCGTAGTACTGAGACAGCTCCTTGACGCTCTGGCTGTAGCTGTCGCCGACCTTGCCGATCGAGGACACGCCGAGGCCGATCAAGTCGCAGTCGGCGTGGGTGGAGTAGCCCTGAAAGTTACGCTGCAGGGTGCCATTGGCCCGGGCCAGCGACAGCTCGTCGTCCGGCAAGGCGAAATGATCCATGCCGATATAGACGTAACCGGCCGCGGTCAGACGGCGGATGGTCAGTTCAAGCAATTCCAGCTTGCGCTCCGGCGGCGGCATGTCGGCGGGACGAATCAACCGTTGTGCGCGAACCATTTCCGGCA
This region of Pseudomonas mandelii genomic DNA includes:
- the nosR gene encoding transcriptional regulator NosR, with translation MTIHPPSIHGNLRVWGVGLVVMLMLMLATFEAVQAKQYGDIEQQRIEKTFPQTDSVSAPEGRFKVRTLSAAGKVLGYVFQSLDVVDIPAYSGKPINTQVILDTAGAIQDAYVLEHHEPILLIGIPEAKLHGFSARYKGIKVSQRVVVGHSSDPKAVTVDAIAGATVTAMVVNEVIMRAAHDVAVSLKLIEDTGGVARMPATVRQDFFEPATWEQLTGNGAIRRLNLTRGQVDAAFKGTDAEGVENAAADQVDETFIELYTADLNPPTIGRALLGDNQYRFLMQDLKPGEQAIVVLGRGLFSYKGSGYVRGGIFDRVQLRQFGNVISFRDMDHQRLSDVFAKGMPEFTEMSIFIVREPARFDPGSPWSLELLVRRQTGPLSGTFSSFELPYQLPEPYLERPLPSAEELAALEEAGRPMWLTIWYQKSFQITVLGSALLLLMAILFLQDSFTRRPRFLHWLRRGYLVFTVVFLGWYALGQLSVVNVLTFAHALFDHFRWELFLTDPLIFMLWVFTAASILLWGRGVFCGWLCPFGALQELINEAARKLRIPQYELPFAVHERLWAIKYIILLLLFGLSLESMSTAELFAEVEPFKTAVTLKFDRQWWFVLYAVALLVINLFTRKVYCRYICPLGAALAIPSKFRLFDWLKRRKDCGTPCQLCAKECEIQAIHPDGRINANECHYCLDCQMTYQNDNKCPPLINKRKKRGKPAPIAVQLIPVVEVSALE